From Zhongshania aliphaticivorans, one genomic window encodes:
- a CDS encoding iron-containing alcohol dehydrogenase has protein sequence MLNFSFSNVTRIHFGEGQIQVITKEIPADAKILLVYGGGSIKNNGIYEQLSLALTNHSVVEFSGIEPNPSYETLMKAQALITENNLDYILAVGGGSVVDGAKFIAAAACYDGEDPWDIIAKRQRIRAALDIGVVLTLPATGSESNAGAVVTRHGHKGTFSSPLVRPKFAVLDPAVTLSLSDRQIGNGVVDAFVHTMEQYLTYSVNAKVQDRFAEGLLQTLIEEGPKALALATKNDLAVRGNIMWAASLALNGLIGAGVPQDWTTHMIGHELTAAHGIDHARTLSIVLPAVLKVRRSVKRAKLLQYADRVWGIRDGDEEARIDQAIAATEAFFSAMGLPVRLAEVDLGAEHIDELLAKLTEHGMVKLGEQGEVTPLVSRQILEMAL, from the coding sequence ATGTTGAATTTCAGTTTCTCTAACGTAACCCGCATCCATTTCGGTGAGGGCCAAATTCAGGTTATTACCAAGGAAATACCCGCCGACGCAAAGATCCTTTTAGTTTACGGCGGTGGCTCAATAAAAAATAATGGCATTTACGAACAGCTCTCCCTAGCACTGACCAATCATAGCGTTGTGGAATTTTCCGGGATTGAACCCAATCCAAGCTATGAAACCTTAATGAAGGCGCAAGCCCTGATTACTGAAAATAATCTTGACTATATTTTAGCCGTTGGCGGTGGCTCCGTGGTTGACGGCGCAAAATTTATTGCCGCAGCGGCGTGTTATGACGGCGAAGACCCATGGGACATCATTGCAAAGCGGCAGCGTATTCGTGCGGCGCTGGACATCGGTGTGGTATTGACCCTGCCCGCGACGGGCTCCGAAAGTAATGCTGGCGCGGTGGTTACCCGCCACGGCCACAAAGGCACATTCTCTAGCCCCCTCGTTAGGCCTAAGTTTGCTGTACTCGACCCCGCAGTGACTTTGAGCTTGTCAGATCGTCAAATAGGTAATGGCGTGGTCGACGCCTTTGTTCATACCATGGAGCAGTACCTCACTTACAGCGTAAATGCCAAAGTGCAAGATCGCTTTGCTGAAGGGCTTTTGCAAACCTTGATCGAAGAGGGCCCAAAGGCACTGGCGCTCGCAACTAAAAATGATCTTGCCGTGCGCGGCAATATTATGTGGGCCGCGAGTCTCGCCCTTAATGGCCTGATTGGTGCCGGTGTTCCACAAGACTGGACTACCCATATGATTGGCCACGAACTCACCGCAGCGCACGGAATTGACCACGCTCGTACCTTGTCTATTGTGCTGCCAGCGGTTTTAAAAGTACGGCGGAGTGTTAAGCGAGCAAAACTGCTTCAATACGCTGATCGGGTCTGGGGGATTAGGGACGGCGACGAAGAAGCCAGAATTGATCAGGCAATTGCCGCAACCGAAGCGTTTTTTAGCGCGATGGGCTTGCCTGTTAGGTTGGCAGAGGTCGATCTCGGCGCTGAGCACATCGATGAACTACTTGCCAAGCTTACTGAACATGGCATGGTGAAACTCGGCGAGCAGGGCGAAGTTACCCCGCTTGTTAGTCGCCAAATTTTAGAGATGGCGCTGTAA
- a CDS encoding AP2 domain-containing protein, translated as MSKRKAMYGISRIDDEIYRTHAWRVSLRRQNKLLVKNFPDKTYGGKRKALLAAKAHRDEVIDQYPPTTRQQFCNAPRRHNTSGIPGVYRYAKRYKLKDGCIKEIWYWEAHWPAKKPGDFGKATFSIQRYGEKQAKALAVAAREAGVQQLKGVFWASERGASQLALF; from the coding sequence ATGTCTAAACGTAAAGCCATGTATGGCATTTCCAGAATTGACGATGAGATTTACCGCACTCATGCTTGGCGGGTCAGTCTAAGGCGTCAGAACAAGTTACTGGTTAAAAATTTCCCCGATAAAACCTATGGCGGAAAGCGCAAAGCCCTGCTCGCGGCAAAAGCCCATCGGGACGAGGTCATTGACCAATACCCACCTACGACTCGCCAACAATTTTGCAACGCTCCTCGACGCCATAACACATCTGGCATTCCCGGCGTTTATCGCTACGCCAAGCGTTACAAACTTAAAGATGGCTGTATTAAAGAAATCTGGTATTGGGAGGCTCACTGGCCTGCCAAAAAGCCGGGAGATTTTGGTAAAGCGACATTCTCGATACAGCGTTATGGCGAGAAACAAGCAAAAGCACTTGCCGTGGCCGCTCGGGAAGCCGGAGTTCAACAATTAAAAGGCGTCTTTTGGGCAAGTGAACGGGGCGCATCGCAACTCGCTTTATTTTAA
- a CDS encoding CPBP family intramembrane glutamic endopeptidase has product MSMTSTGIGKRIIKDLHPKQILLALDEIDANAPSYTLNRPQALRRVFVVLACVSVCLLIIHYLKYSSVFVALLQMLSETIDKPSHYLYQSLRQTGFVELITYAWWTAWHVLGYVLIPALVIKRYIKLPVADFGWRWNNTSQHWAGYLLLLSPILLFVVIAASNRDFVAHYPFYRLAGRSWFDFLAWECLYLGQFICLEFFFRGFFLQALRPAVGANAVWIMCVPYLMIHFPKLWPEAGGAILFGLFLGILALRSASIWGGFFVHAGVAVGMDVASLLKQGNIPKVFWPF; this is encoded by the coding sequence ATGAGTATGACGAGCACCGGTATTGGTAAACGCATTATAAAAGATCTGCATCCTAAGCAAATCTTGCTTGCACTAGATGAAATAGATGCCAATGCGCCGAGCTATACGCTGAACCGTCCCCAAGCCCTGCGCCGAGTATTTGTGGTATTAGCCTGTGTTTCGGTCTGTTTGTTAATCATTCACTACCTTAAATACTCTTCGGTATTCGTCGCCCTACTGCAAATGTTGAGTGAAACAATCGATAAACCATCGCATTATCTGTATCAGTCCCTTAGGCAGACGGGCTTTGTCGAGCTAATTACCTACGCCTGGTGGACAGCCTGGCATGTGCTTGGTTATGTACTGATTCCGGCACTCGTCATTAAGCGCTATATCAAATTGCCGGTGGCTGATTTTGGTTGGCGCTGGAATAACACCAGTCAGCACTGGGCGGGCTATTTATTACTGCTCTCGCCAATATTACTGTTTGTTGTCATTGCCGCCTCTAACCGAGACTTTGTTGCCCACTACCCCTTCTATCGCTTAGCTGGCCGAAGCTGGTTCGATTTTCTCGCCTGGGAATGCCTTTATCTTGGTCAGTTCATTTGCCTCGAATTTTTCTTCAGGGGATTTTTTCTGCAGGCGCTACGGCCGGCGGTGGGCGCTAATGCGGTATGGATAATGTGCGTACCGTATTTAATGATTCACTTTCCTAAATTATGGCCGGAAGCCGGGGGAGCGATACTGTTTGGGCTGTTTTTAGGAATTTTGGCGCTGCGTTCAGCGTCAATTTGGGGAGGATTCTTTGTGCATGCCGGTGTTGCGGTGGGTATGGATGTGGCGTCCCTTTTAAAGCAGGGAAACATCCCCAAGGTTTTTTGGCCTTTCTAG
- a CDS encoding glutathione S-transferase family protein: MITVHHLNQSRSKRVIWLLEELQTPYEVVHHQRNPQTNLAPASLAAIHPLAKSPVIVDGERTLCESGAVMEYLLDQTPQHSLRPAKSEPCYYDYLEWLHFAEGSLAMPVIINMIMKREERAGNKPLDGYIAKELALDFAYIEATLGRRDYFAGDRFTAADIMMCMILEIAYAHGLLTDKAKTLAYLSKLQGREAYQKAASFA; encoded by the coding sequence ATGATTACTGTTCACCATTTAAATCAATCGCGTTCAAAGCGCGTAATCTGGCTTTTAGAAGAGCTGCAAACACCCTACGAAGTGGTGCATCATCAGCGCAACCCGCAAACAAATCTTGCACCTGCTAGCCTTGCGGCAATTCATCCGCTGGCTAAATCACCGGTTATTGTCGATGGTGAGCGCACTTTGTGTGAGTCGGGGGCGGTGATGGAATACCTGTTAGATCAAACTCCCCAACACAGCTTACGTCCGGCTAAAAGCGAGCCATGCTATTACGACTACCTAGAATGGCTGCATTTCGCAGAAGGTTCTCTGGCCATGCCAGTGATTATAAATATGATTATGAAACGCGAAGAACGGGCAGGCAATAAGCCCCTCGACGGTTATATTGCCAAAGAGCTCGCCCTCGATTTTGCTTACATAGAGGCGACATTGGGCCGCAGGGACTATTTTGCAGGGGACCGATTCACGGCGGCAGATATCATGATGTGCATGATTTTGGAGATCGCTTATGCGCATGGCTTGCTTACTGATAAAGCGAAGACCCTAGCGTATTTGAGTAAGCTACAAGGCAGAGAGGCATACCAAAAAGCGGCGAGTTTTGCTTAA
- a CDS encoding cation diffusion facilitator family transporter produces the protein MHDHHHHSASERIGWAFALNFGFTIVEFIGGYLTNSTAIMADAVHDLGDCLAIGSAWVLNKISDKEASHHYSYGYRRFSLLGALINGVVLVLGAMWILSEAVPRLAHPEMPNATGMLGLAILGVAVNGYAAYKLSHGKTLNERMLNWHLLEDVLGWVAILVLSLVLMVVELPILDPLLSIGFTVFILFNVVKTLIETLRLFLQATPDRELRSQIQGDLQAIGHVSDIHHLHLWSLDGEHHVLTAHLILNQHYAQPELVSLKADIAAAMAKYQLSHTTIELEFPDEFCRDTPQHSH, from the coding sequence ATGCACGATCATCACCATCATAGCGCCTCAGAACGCATCGGTTGGGCCTTCGCCCTCAATTTTGGTTTTACCATCGTTGAGTTTATTGGTGGTTATTTAACCAATAGCACCGCGATAATGGCGGACGCGGTGCATGATCTGGGAGATTGTCTTGCGATTGGCTCCGCCTGGGTGCTCAATAAAATCTCAGACAAAGAGGCCAGCCACCACTATAGCTATGGTTATCGCCGTTTTTCCTTACTCGGCGCGCTTATCAACGGCGTGGTGTTGGTGCTGGGCGCAATGTGGATTTTGAGCGAGGCGGTTCCGCGCTTGGCGCACCCAGAAATGCCTAATGCAACCGGGATGCTGGGCTTGGCAATTCTTGGAGTGGCGGTTAACGGTTATGCCGCCTACAAGTTAAGCCACGGTAAAACCCTAAACGAGCGCATGCTCAATTGGCATTTACTGGAAGATGTTCTGGGCTGGGTTGCCATCCTAGTATTGTCCTTGGTGTTAATGGTGGTTGAACTCCCCATTTTAGACCCCCTGCTCTCCATCGGGTTTACCGTGTTTATCCTCTTTAATGTGGTGAAAACCCTAATCGAAACCCTGCGCCTATTCTTGCAAGCAACCCCAGACCGCGAGCTGCGCAGCCAAATTCAGGGCGATCTGCAAGCCATTGGCCACGTGAGCGATATTCATCACCTCCACCTATGGTCTTTAGACGGCGAGCATCATGTGTTAACCGCGCACCTAATTCTGAACCAGCATTACGCCCAGCCCGAGCTGGTATCACTCAAAGCGGATATCGCGGCGGCCATGGCCAAGTACCAGTTGAGCCACACCACCATTGAACTGGAGTTTCCCGACGAGTTTTGTCGTGACACTCCTCAGCATTCACATTGA
- a CDS encoding DUF1461 domain-containing protein — MVPNIAIISRNMLYNILTLGVSLFIAWHLLLAGDFFYGFWHDHIGIAENISQYGPENIYRTGFADTTRAQRIDLFSQICHSISHQGAGLADIRYSIPDKGINSPLLHQAEIIHLQDVANLISALQKGEPLLFLLWAALLASFIAKSWRLPSWRQLLLANVFWIVAVAALIMVVGWVSVFYKLHTLIFPDEHQWFFYYHESLMSTMMQAPDLFLYIGLSLAGVSALLFCCLHCLNRVLQRHWRRRRPSNEP, encoded by the coding sequence ATGGTGCCGAATATTGCCATTATTAGCCGTAACATGCTCTACAACATACTTACGCTCGGCGTCAGCTTGTTTATTGCGTGGCATTTACTCTTGGCAGGCGATTTTTTTTATGGCTTTTGGCATGACCATATCGGGATTGCTGAGAATATTAGTCAGTATGGCCCAGAGAATATCTATCGAACGGGCTTTGCAGACACGACGCGCGCGCAACGCATTGATTTATTTAGCCAAATTTGCCACTCGATTAGCCATCAGGGCGCGGGTCTGGCTGATATACGCTATTCAATTCCCGATAAAGGCATTAACAGCCCCTTATTACACCAGGCTGAAATCATTCACTTACAAGATGTCGCCAATTTAATTAGCGCGCTACAAAAAGGCGAGCCCCTACTGTTTTTGCTGTGGGCGGCTCTTCTCGCTAGCTTCATTGCTAAATCCTGGCGTTTGCCATCTTGGCGCCAGCTATTACTGGCAAATGTCTTCTGGATCGTCGCCGTCGCAGCACTGATCATGGTCGTTGGGTGGGTTAGTGTCTTTTATAAGCTTCACACACTTATCTTCCCAGATGAGCACCAGTGGTTCTTTTATTATCATGAGTCGCTGATGTCGACCATGATGCAAGCACCCGATTTATTTTTGTATATCGGACTTTCTCTGGCTGGGGTGAGCGCATTACTTTTTTGCTGTCTACACTGTCTAAATCGTGTCTTACAGCGGCATTGGCGGCGCCGACGTCCAAGTAACGAGCCATAA
- a CDS encoding superoxide dismutase family protein, translating into MVKLSKKSMALAIGFTALLGCEESKQQVSNTLEGNTGPEVGAMGHAKFASIPAAEAKIAPTGEKDVYGTVYFSPGEGEKDMQIEISLKGLNPGLHGFHIHQRPDCGDAGNAAGPHFSPSKSVHAAPEADEHHAGDLGNIRADEYGKVEARLISKSLAFSGINNVLNRAVVVHAGRDDLRSQPSGDAGERIACGVIRPTQDVLVRASQK; encoded by the coding sequence ATGGTGAAACTAAGCAAAAAATCTATGGCTCTAGCCATCGGGTTCACAGCCCTACTTGGATGTGAGGAGTCTAAGCAGCAAGTAAGTAATACTCTTGAAGGTAACACCGGGCCCGAAGTCGGGGCCATGGGCCACGCGAAATTTGCCAGCATTCCCGCCGCCGAAGCCAAGATTGCGCCCACGGGGGAAAAAGACGTTTACGGCACAGTTTATTTTTCGCCAGGCGAGGGTGAAAAAGACATGCAAATCGAGATATCGTTAAAAGGTCTCAATCCTGGGCTCCATGGCTTTCATATTCACCAACGGCCTGATTGTGGCGATGCTGGAAATGCGGCGGGCCCTCACTTTAGTCCTAGCAAAAGCGTCCATGCAGCACCAGAGGCAGACGAGCATCACGCAGGCGATCTTGGAAATATACGGGCTGACGAATACGGTAAGGTTGAGGCACGCCTAATAAGTAAATCCCTTGCATTTTCAGGCATAAATAATGTGTTAAATCGCGCAGTCGTTGTCCATGCCGGAAGGGATGACCTCCGTAGCCAACCTAGTGGCGATGCTGGCGAGCGTATTGCTTGTGGTGTGATTCGGCCTACACAGGACGTGCTGGTCCGTGCAAGTCAAAAGTAA
- a CDS encoding TMEM143 family protein, whose amino-acid sequence MPNLALLHFIPFRRADILQMCLQEGQLDAESLVQFRAGAAHIESHFRDDFHRTKHALKDTYFSLDPDADTRLVYLDNSDSLASAKDLAQQVAQLLERANYDKVTPEVLANALDSASLFHIRLMVNLDDFDEVLLYTRGASERSEEIRGPFNLWRKTVHFINYDRVVLYLRFKDTANGSSAAADCRPGSTMLKLFQNVPDADLEMLFPNTQVGMRLRDKLMIGIPALVSGGIVLTTKLGATLVLTASLLGFWLGWHKESVALDRNAIIVLLAGAGTIGAYLFKQFSNFKNRKLRFTEALTRNLYFKLLDNNAGVLYRLLDDAEEAECKESLLAYYFLLAAHQPLSAQELDQRIEVWFSQRWQCQLDFDVDDALRKLAALKLAYLEDNYWHICKDETA is encoded by the coding sequence ATGCCAAATCTGGCCTTACTCCACTTTATCCCATTTCGTCGTGCAGATATTTTACAAATGTGTCTACAAGAAGGGCAGTTAGACGCGGAAAGTTTGGTGCAATTTAGAGCCGGTGCCGCCCATATTGAAAGCCATTTTCGCGACGACTTCCACCGCACAAAGCACGCTCTTAAAGATACCTATTTCAGCCTGGATCCCGATGCAGACACCCGCCTGGTGTATCTCGACAACAGCGATAGTTTGGCTAGCGCAAAAGACCTAGCGCAGCAGGTGGCGCAATTACTCGAGCGTGCGAATTACGACAAGGTAACCCCTGAGGTCCTCGCTAATGCGCTGGATTCAGCGTCCTTATTCCATATTAGGCTTATGGTAAACCTCGATGATTTTGACGAGGTCTTACTGTATACCCGTGGCGCCAGCGAGCGCTCAGAGGAAATACGCGGTCCGTTTAACTTGTGGCGCAAAACGGTTCATTTCATTAACTACGATAGAGTTGTCCTCTATTTACGCTTTAAAGACACCGCGAACGGAAGCAGCGCGGCGGCGGATTGTCGGCCCGGATCAACGATGTTGAAACTATTCCAAAACGTGCCCGATGCCGACTTAGAAATGCTGTTTCCCAATACCCAAGTTGGGATGCGTTTGCGCGACAAATTAATGATAGGCATACCCGCACTCGTTAGTGGTGGCATTGTGCTCACCACAAAACTCGGTGCGACCTTGGTCTTAACTGCGTCTTTGTTAGGCTTTTGGCTGGGATGGCACAAGGAATCGGTAGCTTTAGACCGCAACGCCATCATTGTACTGTTGGCGGGCGCCGGTACCATTGGCGCCTATTTATTTAAGCAGTTCAGTAATTTCAAGAATCGTAAATTGCGCTTTACTGAAGCGCTGACGAGGAATCTCTACTTCAAATTACTGGATAATAATGCGGGGGTTCTGTACCGCCTACTCGACGACGCCGAAGAAGCTGAGTGTAAAGAGAGCTTGCTAGCCTATTACTTTCTATTGGCGGCCCACCAGCCCCTCAGTGCGCAAGAACTGGATCAGCGAATCGAAGTTTGGTTTTCCCAGCGCTGGCAGTGCCAATTAGACTTTGATGTTGATGACGCGCTACGTAAACTTGCGGCGTTAAAGCTAGCGTATTTGGAGGACAATTACTGGCATATTTGCAAGGACGAAACCGCCTAG
- a CDS encoding MBL fold metallo-hydrolase — protein MQLKRLETPGIAHYAYLLADGGEAVIVDPRRDIGEYLDAARDMGTRVKYVLETHRQEDFVMGSAYLAEQTGARIVNSGHKLFGHGDVQLDDNETLSVGRLTVQALHTPGHTPESTCYAVYSPQNKNSPWCVFTGDTLFFGTTGRTDLPDENASIENAALLHDSVHEKIFDLGDTALILPAHGPGSVCGSGMADRSYSTIGDEKQYNEVFTLSREEFSKKKGGERLSRPPYFRHMEKVNLQGGIKSQFQPNSVQILNAAEFANQSGGELIIDTRDPEGFAGGHIDNAHSIWLGGLSVFGGWIGNEHVPIYLLTERQADIDIAAMHLSRIGIDNIRAGLAGGFGKWRSSGLPIQMSGTISPRDLSANLERYQILDVREIDEYDAGHIPNATHMFVGSLEAQLGKLPFDKEKPVVVTCGVGHRASLGVSILLRAGYKSVINLIGGMSAWKAIDLPTQN, from the coding sequence ATGCAATTAAAGCGCCTTGAAACCCCTGGAATTGCTCATTATGCCTATTTACTGGCTGATGGCGGTGAAGCGGTCATAGTTGATCCTCGGCGCGATATTGGCGAATATCTCGACGCGGCGCGAGATATGGGCACACGAGTCAAATACGTGCTGGAAACACATCGTCAGGAAGATTTTGTTATGGGCTCTGCCTACCTGGCTGAGCAAACCGGCGCGCGTATCGTTAATAGCGGTCACAAATTATTTGGCCATGGCGATGTGCAATTGGACGATAATGAAACACTTTCGGTTGGTCGTTTAACCGTTCAGGCCCTACACACGCCGGGACATACGCCGGAAAGTACCTGCTACGCTGTCTATTCGCCTCAGAATAAAAATTCGCCTTGGTGTGTATTCACAGGCGATACGCTTTTCTTTGGCACAACTGGACGAACCGATCTGCCGGATGAAAACGCGTCTATTGAAAATGCTGCGCTTCTACACGACTCTGTTCACGAGAAAATTTTTGATTTAGGCGATACCGCGTTAATTTTACCTGCCCATGGCCCAGGTTCGGTGTGTGGTAGCGGTATGGCAGATCGCTCCTACTCCACAATAGGTGATGAAAAGCAATATAACGAGGTTTTTACATTAAGTCGTGAGGAATTTTCTAAGAAGAAGGGCGGTGAACGCTTATCACGACCGCCTTATTTTAGACACATGGAAAAAGTCAATCTCCAAGGCGGGATCAAATCTCAGTTTCAGCCCAACTCAGTGCAAATATTAAATGCTGCGGAATTTGCCAACCAAAGCGGGGGCGAGCTAATTATAGATACCCGCGATCCTGAAGGCTTTGCTGGCGGCCATATAGATAATGCTCACAGTATATGGCTTGGCGGTCTTTCGGTATTTGGTGGTTGGATAGGCAATGAGCACGTGCCGATTTACTTGCTTACTGAACGGCAGGCGGATATTGATATCGCGGCCATGCATTTGTCGCGCATTGGTATCGATAATATTCGGGCAGGTCTTGCCGGGGGCTTTGGTAAGTGGCGGAGTTCTGGTTTACCAATTCAAATGTCCGGCACGATTTCGCCAAGAGACTTATCTGCTAATTTAGAGCGCTATCAAATACTCGATGTTCGTGAAATCGACGAGTATGACGCCGGTCATATACCGAACGCTACACATATGTTTGTCGGTAGCTTGGAAGCGCAGCTCGGAAAATTACCTTTCGATAAGGAAAAACCGGTAGTGGTGACTTGCGGGGTCGGACACCGTGCTAGCTTGGGCGTGAGTATTTTACTCAGAGCGGGCTATAAAAGCGTAATTAATTTAATCGGCGGTATGAGTGCCTGGAAGGCGATTGATTTGCCGACGCAAAACTAG